The following are encoded together in the Geobacter sulfurreducens PCA genome:
- a CDS encoding Arm DNA-binding domain-containing protein: protein MKKKDSGETPEKPWHVKPSFGSLYTMKGSKYIYISMNYYKQRLRFPTDRVDTPENWEELREFMEKVGEKIKRRTFCFAKTFYWLDEKTKAHFTALEGSDYKPEPEHVYFGEYCEQWMERKIPTFSSVTKQRDYREALTSRILPYFGEMTFSQVTATAVETFIDNLKRVNRAKNPKKTKGAKPLSVKRVKNIIGPMSKVWESSCNDYNWNLRDPFSAVTQKYTELTDRALQEKERQAALRSDEEEDVSTREIFLLEEWQILCSYIDPHYYPVLELLMLGMIGSELEALQKRHIKGGVLTVRCAVARDRKGMRHLKFKPKNWYRKRDVPLTGRVQSLLEQAMATATRDGVVTFANDIAIPANQFVLTMKDGSPFNYNSFRKTVWNKALKAAGMEPRVPYAARHTLVQWSLLIGMTKTRLVDLMGHSTKKMIDEVYGSYRQGLVEERERILDYLGEDFLALEEMKLAFPERYRRRMATTEPAHETAKAPGLPATFGQSFGQSQGLYPDNYP, encoded by the coding sequence ATGAAGAAGAAAGACTCGGGCGAGACCCCGGAAAAGCCGTGGCACGTGAAGCCCTCGTTCGGAAGCCTCTACACCATGAAGGGCTCGAAGTACATCTACATCTCCATGAACTACTACAAGCAGCGGCTGCGCTTTCCCACAGACCGGGTGGATACCCCGGAGAACTGGGAGGAGCTGCGGGAGTTCATGGAAAAAGTGGGTGAAAAGATCAAGCGTCGGACGTTCTGCTTCGCCAAGACCTTCTACTGGCTGGACGAGAAGACGAAGGCCCACTTCACGGCGCTGGAGGGAAGCGACTACAAGCCGGAACCGGAGCACGTCTACTTCGGTGAGTATTGCGAACAGTGGATGGAGCGGAAGATTCCGACCTTTTCGTCGGTGACGAAGCAAAGGGATTACCGGGAAGCGCTCACCTCCCGCATCCTGCCCTACTTCGGGGAGATGACCTTCTCCCAGGTTACCGCCACGGCGGTAGAGACGTTCATTGACAATCTAAAGAGAGTAAACCGTGCCAAAAATCCCAAGAAGACCAAGGGGGCAAAGCCCCTGTCGGTGAAACGGGTCAAAAACATCATCGGTCCAATGTCAAAGGTCTGGGAATCGTCCTGCAACGACTACAACTGGAATCTCCGCGATCCGTTTTCCGCAGTAACCCAGAAGTACACGGAGTTGACTGACAGGGCGCTTCAGGAAAAAGAGCGGCAGGCCGCTCTGAGGAGTGATGAGGAGGAAGATGTCTCGACGAGGGAGATCTTCCTGCTTGAAGAGTGGCAGATACTCTGTTCCTACATCGATCCCCACTATTACCCCGTGCTGGAACTGCTGATGCTGGGGATGATCGGCTCGGAGTTGGAGGCACTGCAAAAGCGGCACATAAAGGGTGGCGTGCTGACAGTCCGCTGTGCGGTAGCGAGGGACCGGAAGGGGATGCGGCACCTGAAGTTCAAGCCGAAGAACTGGTATCGCAAGCGGGACGTCCCCCTGACCGGCAGAGTACAAAGCCTTCTGGAACAGGCGATGGCTACGGCGACGAGGGACGGGGTTGTTACCTTCGCCAACGACATCGCCATCCCGGCCAACCAGTTCGTCCTCACCATGAAGGACGGCAGCCCCTTCAACTACAACTCATTCCGCAAGACGGTGTGGAACAAGGCCTTGAAGGCGGCAGGCATGGAGCCTCGGGTTCCTTATGCGGCCCGGCACACTCTGGTGCAGTGGTCGCTTCTGATCGGAATGACCAAGACCCGGCTCGTGGACCTGATGGGTCATTCGACCAAGAAGATGATCGACGAGGTGTACGGGAGCTATCGGCAGGGACTGGTGGAGGAGAGGGAGCGGATTCTGGATTACCTGGGGGAAGACTTCCTCGCCCTGGAAGAGATGAAGCTTGCGTTCCCCGAGCGCTACCGGCGGCGGATGGCAACGACGGAGCCGGCCCATGAAACGGCGAAAGCCCCGGGCCTTCCCGCCACTTTTGGTCAAAGTTTTGGTCAAAGCCAGGGGCTCTATCCGGATAACTACCCGTAA
- a CDS encoding tyrosine-type recombinase/integrase, which translates to MKQFTDRYLTSLKPQDKKYVVREGRGFAIQVLPSGTKTFMYIFELNKQKGYLLLGNYPAMSLGDARIAYNDAYKLVKNGIDPREEKRTAIEEQSRLANEARLQAEAAALAAEKLEKDSFDSLIEDELPEGYTPITVEQLAAIWYVKYSKENHSVRWRETILSAIKTHIIPGIGKMEISSVRHKHAVSLIEQIASKVPGSARNVMKFGRQMFKYACRQEWAEIQPFQEITASVPKIAPKTDDRHLDDDEIVKAWKEISKGPSSTEVKRALKLILVTAQRPGEVAQIHRDQIKDRWWTIPAEVAGKNEREHRVYLTDTALELIGQGKGYIFSSGRGKRGHISENTLSQAINRGYLDEDVVKVVGNRKIKARKEPYFGMKPWSPHDLRRTARTNMARVGITDEVGEEVINHIKPGIVGVYNKYRYDNEKKDALLKWEALLLNILSPKPQDSNADGE; encoded by the coding sequence ATGAAACAATTTACCGACCGTTACCTCACCTCTCTCAAACCTCAAGATAAAAAATATGTCGTAAGAGAGGGCCGAGGATTCGCGATCCAGGTGCTGCCTTCAGGAACAAAGACATTTATGTATATCTTTGAACTGAACAAGCAGAAGGGGTACCTACTGCTCGGCAATTATCCCGCCATGTCCTTGGGTGATGCCCGGATAGCTTACAACGACGCATATAAACTCGTCAAGAACGGCATCGATCCACGCGAGGAAAAAAGAACAGCTATCGAGGAACAATCTCGATTGGCAAATGAGGCTAGACTTCAAGCTGAAGCTGCAGCCCTTGCTGCTGAGAAATTGGAAAAAGATTCCTTTGATTCCCTGATAGAGGATGAACTCCCCGAAGGATACACCCCGATAACCGTAGAACAGCTCGCTGCGATATGGTACGTCAAATACTCTAAGGAGAATCATTCAGTTCGATGGCGAGAAACTATCCTTAGCGCTATCAAGACCCACATCATTCCCGGTATCGGCAAAATGGAAATTTCCTCTGTCAGACACAAGCATGCTGTTTCTCTCATCGAGCAAATTGCATCCAAGGTCCCGGGATCGGCTCGTAACGTGATGAAATTTGGCAGACAAATGTTCAAATATGCCTGTCGGCAAGAGTGGGCGGAGATTCAGCCGTTCCAGGAGATCACAGCATCTGTCCCCAAGATTGCCCCCAAAACTGACGACCGGCATCTTGATGACGACGAAATCGTGAAGGCGTGGAAAGAAATCAGCAAGGGACCAAGCTCTACCGAGGTCAAGCGTGCGCTTAAATTGATTCTGGTAACCGCTCAGCGCCCCGGAGAAGTTGCACAAATTCACCGTGATCAGATCAAGGACAGATGGTGGACTATCCCTGCAGAGGTTGCTGGCAAAAATGAACGTGAGCACAGAGTCTACTTGACTGACACTGCTCTGGAGCTGATCGGACAAGGTAAAGGGTACATCTTCTCATCTGGCCGAGGGAAAAGAGGCCATATTTCCGAGAACACTCTTTCACAAGCCATAAATCGAGGTTATTTGGACGAAGATGTTGTGAAAGTTGTTGGGAACAGAAAAATCAAAGCGCGCAAAGAACCTTACTTCGGGATGAAGCCATGGTCGCCGCATGATCTTCGCCGAACCGCACGCACAAATATGGCACGAGTTGGCATTACAGACGAAGTTGGCGAAGAAGTCATAAATCACATCAAGCCAGGCATAGTCGGCGTTTACAATAAATATCGTTATGACAATGAGAAAAAGGACGCCCTTTTGAAGTGGGAAGCCTTGTTACTGAACATTCTGTCACCCAAACCGCAGGATAGTAATGCAGATGGAGAATAG
- a CDS encoding integration host factor subunit alpha: MTKADIVERVSDRCGISKKDSIEMVELVFSILKNTLEIGEDIKISGFGKFEIKNKHARKGRNPQTGDAITIEARRILTFKPSTILKNNINS; this comes from the coding sequence ATGACTAAGGCAGATATTGTTGAAAGAGTTTCCGACCGGTGTGGAATTTCGAAGAAAGATTCCATTGAAATGGTCGAGTTGGTTTTCAGCATTCTGAAGAACACCCTTGAGATTGGAGAGGATATAAAGATATCCGGCTTCGGGAAATTTGAAATTAAAAACAAGCACGCCCGCAAAGGCAGGAACCCTCAAACAGGTGATGCCATTACCATTGAGGCCAGAAGAATTCTAACGTTCAAACCGAGCACCATTCTGAAAAACAACATAAACTCTTAA
- a CDS encoding lytic transglycosylase domain-containing protein: protein MRFATLVFLLCISVGSSNPASAFCFEEAGNRYGISPQLLYAISKGESSFNPLAINYNSNGTYDYGLMQINSSWEPALRKLGISWNNLADPCTNVMVGAWVLSQCIQDYGYTWQAVGCYNSRTPSKRNRYAARVARIIKHELYRPQPVQVASAINFATPWEEAFGREHR from the coding sequence ATGCGCTTCGCCACTCTAGTTTTCCTACTTTGCATATCTGTCGGTTCATCAAATCCGGCATCCGCCTTCTGTTTTGAAGAAGCCGGTAACAGGTACGGAATCTCGCCTCAACTCCTCTATGCAATCTCCAAGGGGGAAAGCAGCTTCAATCCCCTGGCAATCAATTACAACTCAAACGGCACGTACGATTACGGCCTCATGCAGATCAATTCCTCATGGGAACCGGCTCTACGCAAACTCGGCATCTCGTGGAACAACCTTGCTGACCCATGCACCAATGTCATGGTTGGCGCCTGGGTTCTTTCCCAATGCATTCAGGACTACGGATACACCTGGCAGGCTGTCGGCTGCTACAACTCCCGCACACCATCAAAACGTAATCGGTACGCCGCCAGAGTAGCTCGCATCATCAAACACGAACTATACCGTCCGCAACCTGTTCAGGTGGCTTCAGCAATCAACTTTGCCACTCCTTGGGAAGAAGCTTTTGGCCGTGAACACCGCTGA
- a CDS encoding type IV secretory system conjugative DNA transfer family protein, which produces MSLFKKRIINPAGGMTDIGNGVNLDRRTKIVPIAIPDADRKRHTFVFGTTGVGKTRLCENLIEQDIRKGYSVVYFDPKGDQQIFTKIYEVARDSDRLEELMLVTPIFPEYSAVVDPMAFYFMPDELVGHIVSGIMGGREPFYRNIAKEITTAVISAYIIQSKRHGNLPILNIDEIRKRIRRESLDSTMKSLRSIGNAEADLTAGMIEDILKSPMEYYAKVSSTLRTALMELSSGNIGKIIGQADSNRFIKNLESGKPVILVVHTGAMITREASATLGKVLLSMIQSFVGRVYLSNRQKVNPPLSIFIDEAQSLLYQGVEELFAKAGSADVMVTAFAQSVNQVYAVIGEEFGKSILDNTNTKIFMRCSDAETSDYVVKHFGVQNVLTGIFGSNQVTTREVEQDILRVQDVLSLKPREFYMMTYSGRFKGTTNDAHEPKMKIIFPEAPAVITSKLSQSKPATPPSP; this is translated from the coding sequence ATGTCTCTGTTCAAGAAGCGCATCATTAATCCGGCCGGTGGCATGACAGACATCGGCAACGGTGTGAATCTGGACCGCCGTACAAAGATCGTTCCTATTGCCATCCCCGATGCAGACAGGAAACGGCACACTTTTGTCTTCGGAACCACAGGGGTCGGCAAAACCCGTCTGTGTGAAAATCTGATCGAACAGGACATCCGCAAGGGGTATTCGGTGGTCTATTTTGATCCCAAGGGTGACCAGCAGATCTTCACCAAGATTTACGAAGTGGCCAGAGATAGTGATCGCCTTGAAGAATTGATGCTCGTCACTCCCATTTTCCCGGAATACTCAGCTGTGGTTGATCCCATGGCCTTCTATTTCATGCCGGATGAACTGGTTGGACATATTGTTTCGGGCATCATGGGCGGACGCGAGCCGTTTTACCGGAACATCGCCAAGGAGATCACCACTGCCGTAATCTCCGCCTACATTATTCAGTCGAAACGACACGGCAACCTGCCCATCCTGAATATTGATGAAATACGGAAGCGCATACGCCGGGAGTCACTCGACTCAACCATGAAATCTCTCCGTAGCATCGGTAATGCTGAAGCTGACCTGACAGCTGGCATGATCGAGGACATCCTGAAATCCCCTATGGAATATTATGCCAAGGTCTCGTCAACGCTACGCACCGCCCTGATGGAACTCTCGTCGGGCAATATTGGCAAGATCATCGGTCAGGCCGACTCCAACCGTTTCATAAAGAATCTTGAGTCCGGCAAACCGGTCATCCTGGTAGTCCATACCGGCGCCATGATCACCCGCGAGGCCTCTGCTACCCTCGGCAAAGTCCTTCTCTCCATGATTCAATCCTTTGTGGGACGGGTGTACCTCTCCAACCGCCAGAAGGTCAATCCTCCGCTCTCCATCTTCATCGATGAGGCGCAGAGCCTGCTTTACCAAGGCGTGGAGGAGCTGTTCGCCAAAGCTGGATCAGCCGATGTCATGGTAACCGCTTTCGCTCAATCGGTGAACCAGGTCTATGCCGTCATCGGTGAAGAGTTCGGCAAGAGTATCCTCGACAACACCAACACCAAAATTTTCATGCGCTGCTCCGATGCTGAGACAAGCGATTACGTGGTCAAGCATTTCGGCGTACAGAATGTGCTGACCGGGATATTCGGCTCGAATCAGGTTACGACCCGTGAGGTCGAACAGGACATTCTGCGGGTTCAGGATGTCTTGAGCCTGAAGCCGCGGGAATTTTACATGATGACCTACTCGGGACGCTTCAAGGGGACCACTAATGACGCCCATGAACCCAAGATGAAGATCATCTTTCCGGAAGCGCCGGCGGTTATCACCTCAAAGCTGTCTCAATCTAAGCCTGCAACGCCGCCCTCGCCATGA
- a CDS encoding HD domain-containing protein, with amino-acid sequence MNATLLGISATVGIGFAIYGTRKWLPKETPEPQEEKQFEVAKLAELSHLWKDREVQIKDAANLWREQSQENNSATPRPSFTHTEIERFFSEMIEHRSSINGIRRDLIIWLLNLLDKEGDCPSVVRKHKDEAERIYSEDSYAMLEAVPLYRHTLTVARNFIAKADQEALLADIILIALAHDIGKIPSYHDGMYSSGDHPIIAGLILNGIPEFVSLPNKEDILRAVTGHHLMKSDNILTDGLKQSDHEARQSELSALYLKMREQKNRRTENGVDTQFAAEEMEPTFARPATTELPSAERADPLGFALAKEKYTPQLINIPECIDPDAVIESLKNRINVVESTPKGDQWSVVSMPNGVIYVNPDALWETIKEVSNYDPLVYASEGFEAEKRNLMHSVITELARTKQALATEYVADGYYTSKVSIITGGGKRLSHLLIPLTAQSFGVTASELEEQKSAQLKRMVKDIKHKNKEVEQCVGR; translated from the coding sequence ATGAATGCGACGCTGTTAGGAATATCAGCAACTGTCGGAATCGGCTTTGCTATTTATGGGACAAGGAAATGGCTGCCAAAGGAAACTCCTGAACCACAAGAGGAGAAACAGTTTGAGGTGGCCAAGCTGGCCGAGTTGAGCCACCTCTGGAAAGACCGTGAGGTACAAATAAAAGACGCAGCAAATCTCTGGAGGGAACAGTCCCAGGAGAACAACTCTGCTACGCCTCGCCCATCATTTACCCATACAGAAATCGAGCGGTTTTTCAGCGAAATGATCGAACACCGCTCATCAATCAATGGAATCCGCAGAGACCTGATAATCTGGCTGCTCAATCTGCTCGACAAGGAGGGTGACTGCCCATCCGTTGTCAGGAAACACAAAGACGAGGCTGAACGGATCTATTCGGAGGATTCGTATGCCATGCTTGAGGCAGTTCCGCTCTACCGCCATACACTGACAGTGGCCCGCAACTTCATTGCCAAGGCTGACCAGGAGGCTTTGCTGGCGGATATTATCCTCATTGCCCTGGCCCATGACATCGGCAAGATCCCCTCGTATCACGACGGCATGTACAGCAGCGGCGACCATCCGATCATTGCCGGGCTCATCCTGAATGGAATACCGGAATTCGTTTCCCTCCCGAATAAGGAGGATATTCTTCGTGCCGTGACCGGTCACCATCTGATGAAGAGCGACAACATCCTGACGGATGGTCTCAAACAGAGCGATCATGAGGCACGCCAGTCCGAACTGTCAGCACTTTATTTGAAGATGCGGGAGCAAAAGAACAGACGCACTGAAAACGGCGTTGACACGCAGTTCGCCGCGGAAGAAATGGAACCCACGTTCGCCAGACCAGCAACAACAGAACTTCCATCGGCAGAACGGGCAGACCCGCTCGGATTTGCTCTCGCCAAGGAGAAGTACACACCACAGCTGATAAATATCCCGGAATGCATTGATCCCGATGCAGTAATCGAGTCGCTGAAAAACAGGATAAATGTGGTTGAGTCCACCCCAAAAGGTGATCAGTGGTCTGTGGTTTCCATGCCCAACGGAGTGATCTATGTCAACCCCGATGCACTCTGGGAAACCATCAAGGAAGTCAGCAATTATGATCCCTTGGTTTATGCCTCGGAAGGCTTCGAGGCGGAGAAACGGAATCTGATGCACTCCGTTATCACGGAGTTGGCCAGAACCAAGCAGGCCCTGGCAACCGAATACGTGGCGGACGGGTACTACACATCGAAGGTTTCCATCATTACCGGAGGAGGCAAACGACTATCCCATCTACTGATTCCCCTCACTGCTCAGTCGTTCGGCGTAACAGCGTCTGAACTGGAAGAACAGAAATCAGCGCAACTGAAGAGAATGGTTAAAGATATCAAGCATAAGAACAAGGAGGTGGAACAATGCGTTGGCCGTTGA
- a CDS encoding conjugal transfer protein TraF yields MRWPLMAAAMLSLSVSASASYYTDSATGWWWYQKEPEKQAEKPARKKKPAKPVPSLKDYTYEQIWEMHPDQFQEFAEALKKKAVQKPSEENVKEYFEVQEIARKKALAFSNVAQFVWQKYPELTTKKDYPITTPGNLARISQINEERQRVLRDNRDDFALVYFQRPDCSYCDEQSRILDWFTNETGWTVKKVNISENTGLAAKFSVEITPTLILIQKGNQDYLPVSAGVISADEIEDKAYRAVRLLRGDISPEEYSLYEFQKGGGFDVKKRRLQDKNQP; encoded by the coding sequence ATGCGTTGGCCGTTGATGGCTGCGGCAATGCTCTCGCTGTCAGTATCCGCCTCTGCAAGCTACTACACCGATTCTGCCACTGGATGGTGGTGGTACCAGAAGGAACCGGAGAAGCAGGCCGAGAAGCCCGCCAGAAAGAAGAAGCCGGCAAAGCCCGTCCCGTCCCTCAAGGACTACACCTATGAGCAGATCTGGGAGATGCATCCCGACCAGTTTCAGGAATTCGCCGAGGCGTTGAAGAAGAAGGCGGTCCAGAAGCCGAGCGAAGAGAATGTGAAGGAGTATTTCGAGGTACAGGAGATAGCCCGCAAGAAGGCGCTCGCCTTTTCCAACGTGGCCCAGTTTGTCTGGCAGAAATACCCGGAGCTGACCACGAAAAAGGACTACCCAATCACCACCCCCGGCAACCTGGCCCGGATCTCACAGATCAACGAGGAACGGCAGCGCGTGTTGCGGGACAACCGGGACGACTTCGCTCTGGTCTACTTCCAGCGGCCCGACTGCAGCTACTGTGATGAGCAATCCCGCATTCTCGACTGGTTCACCAACGAAACGGGCTGGACCGTGAAGAAGGTCAACATCAGTGAGAACACGGGACTTGCCGCCAAATTCAGCGTGGAGATCACCCCGACCCTGATCCTGATCCAGAAAGGGAATCAGGATTACCTGCCGGTTTCAGCCGGGGTCATCTCGGCCGACGAAATCGAGGACAAGGCGTACCGGGCAGTGCGTCTGCTGAGGGGGGACATCTCCCCGGAGGAGTATTCGCTCTATGAATTCCAGAAGGGAGGCGGCTTCGATGTGAAGAAGCGCCGCCTCCAAGACAAGAATCAGCCGTGA
- a CDS encoding conjugal transfer protein TraH, whose amino-acid sequence MKRTVCTRTTAACLAAAIALNPVLSWSGWVDDWVQQKSSTSPSYYEGSKRGYYTGGSFSARWANTDDHLFTASLPKLKSGCGGIDMFLGGFSFLNVDYLVQKLQNILSAAPAAAFDIALKTLAPQVADTIKTLEAITDRLNSLQLNDCKAAKALVATSASPFSSVMSDSLKAEMKTAQTDFMVSSGAKDLYQDVSKLFESEQKANAGNKPGVPGTTQTSATSATAGCPAEVLQIFGDGSVLENLASKKGMNSDYVKLVRGFIGDVVIQSPATTGTTYQAQYVPPCDKNNSFDSFISGSAQGRDTAGACADITDANKNLMVYVAGKMQSIAGKIKSKTALTADEEAFLKSTPLSVGLILKNATATNTESEVIGKLAELTARAYGYYMLLDLFGRAVQLQEMARNIMSTQKGNKSGASPETCQLALLGEGMQHIQTLEEKTLQLLTVAQQSYANAASEINAVEMIVQNMKKFDDTVFSELSDRFGKGIALRATGRI is encoded by the coding sequence GTGAAACGAACCGTATGTACCAGAACTACCGCCGCCTGCCTGGCGGCAGCGATAGCATTGAACCCGGTCCTGTCCTGGTCCGGCTGGGTCGATGACTGGGTGCAGCAGAAAAGCTCCACCTCGCCCAGTTATTACGAAGGGTCAAAGCGTGGCTACTATACCGGGGGGAGCTTTTCGGCCAGGTGGGCGAACACCGACGACCACCTGTTCACTGCCTCGCTCCCGAAGCTGAAATCCGGCTGCGGCGGCATTGACATGTTCCTCGGCGGTTTCTCGTTCTTGAACGTGGACTACCTGGTGCAGAAGCTCCAGAACATTCTGTCGGCAGCACCGGCAGCGGCCTTTGACATCGCCCTTAAGACCCTGGCGCCCCAGGTGGCCGACACCATCAAAACCCTCGAAGCCATCACCGACCGGCTTAATTCGCTGCAGCTGAACGACTGCAAGGCGGCCAAGGCGCTGGTGGCGACCTCTGCCAGTCCGTTTTCGTCGGTCATGTCGGACAGCCTGAAGGCGGAGATGAAGACAGCCCAGACCGACTTCATGGTATCAAGCGGCGCCAAGGATCTCTACCAGGATGTCAGCAAGCTGTTCGAGAGCGAGCAGAAGGCCAACGCCGGCAACAAACCTGGAGTTCCCGGCACTACCCAGACCTCGGCCACCAGTGCCACCGCCGGTTGCCCGGCCGAAGTCCTGCAGATATTCGGAGACGGTTCGGTTCTGGAAAACCTGGCCAGCAAGAAAGGGATGAATAGTGATTACGTCAAACTGGTGCGCGGCTTCATCGGCGATGTAGTGATCCAGAGCCCTGCGACGACCGGCACCACCTACCAGGCCCAGTACGTTCCCCCGTGCGACAAGAACAACAGCTTCGATTCCTTCATCAGCGGCTCCGCTCAGGGGCGTGATACCGCCGGGGCCTGTGCCGACATCACCGACGCCAACAAGAACCTGATGGTCTATGTGGCCGGCAAGATGCAGTCCATCGCCGGAAAGATCAAATCAAAGACTGCTCTCACCGCCGATGAGGAAGCGTTCCTCAAGAGCACGCCGCTGTCGGTCGGGCTGATCCTCAAGAACGCCACGGCCACCAATACTGAAAGCGAAGTCATCGGCAAGCTTGCTGAACTGACTGCTCGGGCCTACGGCTATTACATGCTGCTCGACCTGTTCGGGCGGGCGGTGCAGTTGCAAGAGATGGCCCGGAACATCATGTCCACCCAGAAGGGGAACAAGTCCGGCGCCTCTCCGGAGACCTGCCAACTGGCGCTCCTTGGTGAAGGGATGCAGCACATTCAGACTCTGGAGGAAAAGACGCTGCAACTACTCACTGTGGCCCAGCAGAGTTACGCAAATGCGGCATCGGAAATCAATGCGGTGGAGATGATCGTCCAGAACATGAAGAAGTTCGACGATACGGTATTTTCGGAATTATCGGATCGCTTCGGCAAAGGGATTGCCCTGCGGGCAACCGGCAGAATCTAA
- a CDS encoding IS3 family transposase ISGsu7 yields the protein MEKDVSVSGAAEGERSSTGAAPEVKRWSANRKKEVVLRLMRGEPIDALSRELGIEIYRLEEWHQKALQGIESALKAREGDPLAAELDAAFKRIGEITMENELLREKARRAHPLAQRRSKK from the coding sequence ATGGAAAAGGATGTCAGTGTCTCCGGTGCGGCGGAAGGAGAGCGTAGCTCGACTGGAGCAGCACCGGAAGTCAAACGTTGGAGCGCCAACCGCAAAAAGGAGGTTGTCCTGCGGTTGATGCGCGGTGAACCAATCGATGCCTTGTCCCGTGAGTTGGGCATCGAAATCTATCGCCTGGAAGAGTGGCATCAGAAAGCACTCCAGGGGATAGAATCTGCTCTCAAGGCTCGTGAAGGTGATCCGTTGGCAGCGGAACTCGATGCAGCCTTCAAGCGCATCGGTGAGATCACCATGGAAAACGAGCTACTGCGGGAGAAAGCGAGGCGTGCCCACCCTTTGGCCCAGAGGAGATCGAAGAAATGA
- a CDS encoding IS3 family transposase gives MSATISPATGKAYGVQRVCLAWGVPRSSFYSRAGRKTLPAVLLKRGPKTPLSDDEVLSLIRTDLETSPFVGEGHRKVWGRLRFVKGIKVGRKRVLRLMRENNLLSPHRVVQGQPKDHAGKIITAAPNVMWGTDGTKIFTLEEGWCWLFTAVEHWNAECVGWHVTKNGDRFAALQPLAMGIKARFGSVGAAAARGLALRMDHGSQYLSEHFQNQIKFWGIAPSFSFVAEPQTNGVTERFNRTIKEQVIYGRHYRTIEEVRMAVADFMDRYNRLWLVEKLGFRSPRQAFEEYQLKKAA, from the coding sequence ATGAGTGCTACGATCTCCCCTGCCACCGGTAAAGCCTATGGCGTTCAGCGCGTCTGCCTTGCCTGGGGAGTGCCCCGCTCGTCGTTCTATAGCCGTGCAGGCAGAAAAACATTGCCTGCTGTACTGCTCAAGCGTGGTCCAAAAACACCGCTCTCTGACGACGAGGTACTTTCTCTCATCCGGACCGACCTGGAGACATCCCCCTTTGTCGGCGAAGGGCACCGTAAGGTCTGGGGACGACTACGCTTCGTCAAAGGGATAAAAGTCGGCCGCAAACGAGTGTTGCGTCTCATGCGGGAGAACAATCTGCTCTCCCCTCACCGGGTTGTTCAGGGACAGCCCAAGGACCACGCCGGCAAGATCATCACGGCGGCCCCCAACGTCATGTGGGGTACCGATGGCACCAAGATCTTCACCCTGGAAGAAGGGTGGTGCTGGTTGTTTACCGCCGTCGAGCATTGGAATGCCGAGTGCGTCGGTTGGCATGTGACCAAGAATGGCGACCGGTTTGCCGCATTGCAGCCGCTCGCCATGGGAATCAAGGCCCGTTTCGGCTCGGTCGGTGCCGCTGCTGCTCGAGGGTTGGCACTGAGGATGGATCACGGCAGCCAATACCTCTCAGAGCATTTCCAGAATCAGATCAAGTTCTGGGGAATTGCCCCAAGTTTCTCATTTGTTGCCGAACCGCAGACCAACGGGGTGACGGAACGGTTTAATCGGACTATCAAAGAGCAGGTCATCTATGGCCGCCATTACCGCACAATCGAAGAAGTAAGGATGGCAGTAGCTGACTTCATGGATCGTTACAACCGGCTGTGGCTGGTTGAAAAGCTCGGGTTCAGAAGCCCACGACAGGCTTTCGAGGAGTATCAACTCAAGAAGGCTGCGTGA
- a CDS encoding P-II family nitrogen regulator: MKEIKAIIRPGKLRDVAEELHAIDGMPGVTVSEIKGFGKGKARNATDKILYEMVEFIPRVKLEVVVADDMVDDVVNVIQKYAHTGNTGDGKIFISTIDDVVKIRTNERGSSAI; this comes from the coding sequence ATGAAAGAGATAAAAGCAATCATTCGGCCAGGGAAATTACGGGATGTCGCCGAGGAACTTCACGCCATTGATGGCATGCCCGGCGTGACGGTTTCGGAAATCAAGGGATTCGGCAAAGGTAAAGCAAGGAACGCCACGGACAAGATTCTCTATGAAATGGTGGAGTTCATCCCTCGTGTCAAGCTGGAGGTCGTTGTGGCTGATGACATGGTTGATGATGTTGTCAACGTGATTCAAAAGTATGCCCATACCGGCAACACGGGTGACGGGAAGATATTCATATCCACAATCGACGACGTAGTGAAGATCAGAACAAATGAACGGGGAAGCTCAGCAATTTAA